The proteins below are encoded in one region of Paenibacillus albus:
- a CDS encoding cadherin-like beta sandwich domain-containing protein, with protein sequence MNRTRRLAAVFIIISMIAAILAVPASATATADTAMLNFENGTQSFTGTGGASLSASSEQAYAGAQSLKMSVNVTGASTSPFAKLSNPAGLTAGSTYEFHIWVPSGANIAGVQPYMMDKNWSWTGSLVSYSNLTKDSWNTLSLTIPAAASNPFNELGVQLQTSGDFNGSIYIDSIGLVGGTTVPAPSPASLSDLRVNGVTVAGFSDTKLSYIAHVPSSTTSASITATTTDPEAAAAISGGGELSLGENEVSVLVTAKDLTTKTYTIKLIRDLPGGGNNHISVQGTNFYAGHEPIWFNGANTPWDNWNDFGGDFDYSFWDTHFGQLHDNGVNATRVWITSNGEVGIDIDESGHVSGATAAHWNDLDSLFYLAQKHGVYIMATLMSFDHMKDSHPNYNSWRNMLMNDENIDSYVTNYVIPFTNRYKDNPYLWSIDFMNEPDWVYEESKLPWEQLQKLFAKESVAVHENSDVLTTVGIAMVKYNSGTCTEGCQGNKVGDTELMGAAGGNPDAKLDFWAPHYYDWMGQYWGVPMYMTPEQFGLSADRPAVIGETAALGTAGHTLEQDYFSAYANGWQGLMPWTSNGVDGLGDLTKVGPAASSFYSQHPSLVFPPIRSNDASLSDLQIDGSTVAGFSPAALSYNVEVPIKTKEVTVTATAADAKSAVTIVGGTKLKKIPNTLTVLVTAEDGTQRTYTLTVNRVKSNVASLSDLQVDGATIEGFNPDVLSYSIQVPSGTTSVAVTAAALDSQTKVHINSVKKLKAGANTITVRVKAEDGTELTYSIIVTRG encoded by the coding sequence ATGAACAGGACTCGCCGATTGGCCGCAGTATTCATCATTATAAGTATGATTGCAGCAATACTCGCTGTACCTGCAAGCGCGACAGCAACTGCCGACACAGCAATGCTCAATTTCGAAAATGGTACGCAAAGCTTTACAGGTACAGGAGGCGCTTCGCTCTCTGCCAGCAGTGAACAGGCATACGCAGGCGCGCAGTCGCTGAAGATGAGCGTAAATGTAACGGGGGCATCGACAAGTCCGTTTGCGAAGCTAAGCAACCCGGCTGGACTCACCGCGGGCAGCACCTACGAGTTTCATATCTGGGTGCCAAGCGGCGCGAATATTGCAGGTGTTCAGCCGTACATGATGGACAAGAATTGGTCCTGGACGGGATCGCTTGTCTCTTACAGCAACTTGACGAAAGACAGCTGGAATACGCTCAGCCTTACGATTCCAGCAGCTGCTTCAAACCCCTTTAACGAGCTTGGCGTTCAGCTGCAAACAAGCGGCGACTTTAACGGCAGCATCTACATCGACAGCATCGGCCTTGTAGGCGGTACGACCGTCCCGGCTCCAAGCCCGGCAAGCCTGAGCGATCTTCGTGTGAATGGCGTGACTGTAGCCGGCTTCTCGGACACGAAGCTCTCCTATATCGCACATGTTCCAAGCAGCACTACTTCCGCAAGCATAACCGCAACAACTACGGATCCCGAAGCGGCAGCTGCAATTAGCGGCGGAGGCGAGCTTTCATTAGGCGAGAATGAAGTGTCCGTGCTCGTGACGGCGAAGGACTTAACGACTAAGACGTACACGATTAAGCTGATCCGCGACCTGCCGGGCGGTGGCAACAATCACATCTCTGTACAAGGCACGAATTTCTACGCAGGCCATGAGCCGATCTGGTTCAACGGGGCGAATACGCCATGGGATAACTGGAATGATTTTGGCGGCGACTTCGATTACAGCTTCTGGGATACGCATTTCGGACAACTTCACGACAATGGCGTCAATGCGACGCGCGTCTGGATTACGAGCAACGGTGAGGTTGGTATTGATATTGATGAGTCTGGCCATGTGTCTGGCGCAACAGCGGCACATTGGAATGATCTCGACAGCTTGTTCTACCTGGCTCAGAAGCATGGCGTCTATATTATGGCAACGCTGATGTCGTTTGACCATATGAAGGATTCGCATCCGAACTATAACAGCTGGCGTAACATGCTGATGAACGACGAGAACATCGACTCGTATGTGACGAACTACGTCATCCCGTTCACGAATCGCTATAAGGACAACCCGTACCTCTGGTCGATCGACTTCATGAATGAACCGGATTGGGTTTATGAAGAGAGCAAGCTGCCTTGGGAACAGCTGCAGAAGCTGTTCGCGAAGGAAAGTGTTGCGGTTCATGAGAACAGCGATGTGCTGACGACGGTCGGTATCGCAATGGTGAAATACAACAGCGGTACATGTACGGAAGGCTGCCAAGGCAACAAAGTCGGTGATACAGAGCTGATGGGTGCAGCAGGAGGCAACCCGGACGCGAAGCTGGACTTCTGGGCGCCGCACTATTACGACTGGATGGGACAGTATTGGGGCGTTCCGATGTATATGACACCTGAACAGTTCGGCCTGAGTGCAGATCGTCCGGCAGTTATTGGTGAGACGGCAGCACTTGGCACAGCTGGGCATACGCTGGAGCAGGATTATTTTAGCGCATATGCGAACGGCTGGCAGGGCTTAATGCCTTGGACGTCCAACGGTGTGGACGGGCTTGGTGATCTGACGAAAGTCGGACCTGCGGCAAGCAGCTTCTACAGCCAGCATCCGTCGCTCGTCTTCCCGCCGATCCGCTCAAACGATGCATCCTTAAGCGATTTGCAGATTGACGGCTCAACAGTCGCGGGTTTCTCGCCGGCTGCACTTAGCTACAACGTCGAAGTGCCGATCAAGACGAAGGAAGTGACAGTAACGGCGACAGCGGCTGACGCGAAGTCAGCGGTAACGATAGTTGGCGGCACGAAGTTGAAAAAGATCCCGAACACGTTGACCGTTCTTGTTACCGCAGAGGATGGCACGCAGCGTACGTATACACTGACAGTTAACCGCGTTAAATCTAATGTTGCTTCGCTTAGCGATCTGCAAGTAGATGGTGCAACAATCGAGGGTTTTAATCCGGATGTGCTCTCCTATTCGATTCAAGTACCGAGCGGGACAACATCGGTAGCCGTAACGGCTGCAGCACTTGATTCGCAGACAAAGGTGCACATTAACAGCGTGAAGAAACTAAAGGCCGGCGCGAATACAATTACGGTGCGCGTGAAGGCCGAAGACGGCACAGAGCTGACGTACAGCATTATTGTAACTCGGGGTTAA
- a CDS encoding sensor histidine kinase codes for MLPKSSYSLKNRAYFFLVLSSIIPLALIGYISYISMISLLNTNIDDGIRSNMKQIQISTSNVFTNLEDSALQLAMYNGRVADDIETYIDTDDYLTKYEKKKAVIESISLINAAKPDIGLIFFYHAGMHQVMFENQSVQDGFRLSNLPTLAHGINATFYGPHQTMKSTKDSIVFSVARKVNLIEGADLYVYMETSIKLFEDLLKSQQYKLAVTSIMLNSQGKVMYSQGQKDFPLGSYIDISKLDGTGKTDSIKKGYYIFAEQGEQGWYILSAVEKKAYSSDVRKWMGKFALLAVLSIAISLLLGLSIWRVVYRPLRTIHREITLLSHNKFHSELKTTGITEFDGLLVQFHVMKDKISDLFKELEEKERKKRAVEVEKLLHQINPHFLHNTLNTVQWLARMNGQDEIDRLVALFTRVLHYNLGKEGGIVSLNEEAEALQNYVDLQRIRYAYHFDVQIKVDPTLGDAAVPRFIMQPIVENAIYHGLKDESGYIQINAYEEAGKLIITVQDNGAGMTEPEIARLLEPQADAHKKVGMGIGLSYVRDMLEVNYGSAASMEIIGEKDLGTTFKLTLPISRSMIEGESR; via the coding sequence GTGCTGCCTAAATCATCGTACTCGCTAAAGAACAGAGCCTACTTCTTCCTCGTGCTCAGTTCGATCATTCCTCTTGCCCTAATCGGCTATATTTCCTATATTTCTATGATTTCTTTACTGAACACCAATATTGATGACGGTATTCGCAGCAATATGAAGCAGATTCAGATCAGCACCAGCAATGTGTTCACCAATCTGGAGGACTCCGCGCTGCAGCTGGCGATGTATAACGGCAGAGTCGCCGATGATATTGAGACGTATATCGATACAGATGATTACCTCACCAAATATGAGAAGAAGAAGGCGGTTATTGAGAGCATTTCGCTCATCAACGCCGCGAAGCCGGACATCGGCCTCATTTTCTTCTATCACGCGGGCATGCATCAAGTCATGTTCGAGAATCAGAGCGTGCAGGATGGGTTCCGCTTATCGAATCTTCCAACGCTAGCACACGGCATTAACGCCACGTTCTACGGGCCGCATCAGACGATGAAATCAACCAAGGACAGCATTGTGTTCTCGGTCGCACGCAAAGTAAATCTCATTGAAGGCGCAGATCTTTATGTCTACATGGAGACAAGCATTAAATTATTCGAGGATTTACTTAAATCTCAGCAGTACAAGCTCGCGGTAACTTCCATTATGCTTAATTCTCAGGGCAAAGTGATGTACAGCCAGGGACAGAAGGATTTTCCGCTGGGCTCCTATATTGATATCAGCAAACTAGACGGGACGGGTAAAACCGACTCTATTAAGAAAGGCTACTATATCTTCGCAGAGCAAGGCGAGCAGGGCTGGTACATTCTATCGGCGGTCGAGAAGAAAGCGTACAGCTCAGACGTGCGTAAGTGGATGGGCAAATTCGCGCTGCTGGCCGTACTGTCGATTGCAATCAGTTTATTGCTGGGTCTATCTATCTGGAGGGTCGTATATAGGCCGCTGCGTACGATTCACCGCGAGATTACGCTGTTATCCCATAATAAGTTTCACTCCGAATTGAAAACGACGGGCATAACGGAGTTCGACGGCTTGCTCGTTCAATTTCATGTGATGAAGGACAAGATCTCGGATCTGTTTAAGGAGCTTGAAGAGAAGGAACGGAAGAAACGGGCGGTCGAGGTGGAGAAGCTGCTTCACCAGATTAACCCGCACTTCCTGCACAATACGCTCAATACGGTGCAATGGCTGGCACGGATGAACGGACAGGACGAGATTGACCGGCTTGTCGCGCTGTTTACAAGAGTGCTGCATTACAACCTTGGCAAAGAAGGGGGCATCGTCTCCTTGAACGAAGAGGCAGAGGCGCTTCAGAATTACGTCGATTTGCAGCGAATTCGGTATGCGTACCATTTTGACGTACAGATCAAGGTCGATCCGACACTGGGCGACGCTGCGGTACCGCGCTTTATTATGCAGCCGATTGTGGAGAATGCGATCTACCATGGGCTGAAGGATGAGAGCGGCTATATCCAGATCAACGCGTATGAAGAAGCGGGCAAGCTTATTATCACGGTGCAGGACAATGGCGCAGGCATGACGGAGCCGGAGATCGCGAGGCTGCTTGAGCCGCAGGCGGATGCGCATAAGAAGGTCGGCATGGGGATTGGTCTTAGCTATGTCCGGGATATGCTTGAAGTCAATTACGGAAGCGCTGCTTCCATGGAGATTATAGGCGAGAAGGATCTGGGAACGACCTTCAAGCTCACGCTTCCGATTAGCCGCAGCATGATAGAGGGGGAGTCGCGATGA
- a CDS encoding response regulator transcription factor produces the protein MMKTLIVDDEIFVRKGLISVLPWQKFGFKIIGEASGGEKALEFLANNRVDIAFMDLTMPGMSGFELMKAARDAYPELKVVVLTCHQDFNYIQDAMRLGAIDYIVKTQLEKETLDDVLERISARIRHDSKERGSFMSAPTFVNDQGKRYSDEVVASINNAIQYLNDHLFDGINQEEVAKAVNMSRGYFSVCFKDITGTPFSDYLRGLKLSNAEMLLRKTAKPIYVIADQLGFQDEKYFSKLFREHNGMTPSEYRERNR, from the coding sequence ATGATGAAGACATTAATTGTAGATGACGAGATATTCGTGCGAAAAGGGCTCATCTCTGTGCTGCCATGGCAGAAATTCGGCTTTAAGATCATAGGCGAAGCGAGCGGCGGCGAGAAGGCGCTGGAGTTTCTGGCTAATAATCGCGTCGATATTGCTTTTATGGACCTCACGATGCCGGGCATGTCGGGCTTCGAATTGATGAAGGCGGCGCGGGATGCTTACCCAGAGCTCAAGGTGGTCGTGCTGACCTGCCATCAGGATTTCAACTATATCCAAGATGCAATGCGCCTTGGCGCAATTGATTATATTGTGAAGACGCAGCTTGAGAAAGAGACGCTTGATGATGTGCTCGAGAGAATCTCAGCTCGCATTCGGCATGACAGCAAGGAACGGGGCAGCTTCATGTCAGCGCCGACCTTCGTGAATGATCAAGGCAAGCGCTACTCGGACGAGGTAGTTGCCAGCATTAACAATGCGATTCAGTACTTAAACGATCATTTGTTTGATGGCATTAATCAAGAGGAAGTGGCCAAAGCGGTCAATATGAGCCGAGGCTACTTTAGCGTTTGTTTCAAGGACATTACGGGAACGCCGTTCAGCGATTACCTAAGAGGGCTTAAGCTGAGCAATGCGGAGATGCTGCTGCGCAAGACGGCAAAGCCGATCTATGTCATTGCGGACCAGCTGGGCTTCCAAGACGAGAAGTATTTCAGCAAGCTGTTTCGGGAGCATAACGGCATGACGCCATCGGAATATCGGGAGCGAAACCGTTAA
- a CDS encoding type 2 periplasmic-binding domain-containing protein: MKKKLKAVASVSLVTALMLTSAACGNSNDGGNTKDGNTAENNAQTTNAGANNSGNANSTNDKAANTAAPAEKPDPFSKMSEMVEFTTGISLSADTKPPAGESFENNDVEKWFEQNLNVKPKMAWSTSDQNFAFEQKISLLIAANNIPDVLSISVDPNGLSILKKLIKADMIEDLTQVYNDYGSQNLKDSIGLGGPDALKSVSSDGKLYAIPSIADVETAIPVIWTRKDWLDQVGLPEPQTLDDVETTLKAFKDKFGAGVLPSQQNIFGADTASFDFVFGAYNSYPGQWIRTADGSVGYGSVQPEMKGALERLAKWYKDGLVAKDFIMNDSNKAVEAIAKGKAGVFEGAWWATWYPLPDSVKNDHNANWQATVLKGVDGIAHAKGYGAVRSFVVVKKGFKHPEAIMKMLNYAQEANTKKLDWYNKLTIDEGAKYLNAKMPLLPVSVSAKDPHEITVRYKAIMDVVNGKTKMEDADPETKVQATSILNYNKAADKFADMGLWSLANQFAVGAAGLVKNPVQQTLPAFIGSTDLMQKKKASLDDLEKKTFLEIITGKKSIDEFDKFVEQWNSMGGKDITAEVNGIVGQ, encoded by the coding sequence GTGAAAAAGAAACTAAAAGCAGTAGCATCTGTATCACTGGTCACCGCACTTATGTTAACAAGCGCAGCTTGCGGCAATTCGAACGACGGGGGCAATACAAAAGACGGCAATACAGCAGAGAATAACGCGCAAACGACAAATGCGGGCGCGAACAACAGCGGCAATGCAAACAGCACGAACGACAAGGCGGCAAATACGGCCGCGCCTGCCGAGAAGCCGGATCCGTTTAGCAAAATGTCGGAGATGGTCGAGTTCACGACAGGCATCTCGCTCTCTGCCGATACGAAACCGCCTGCAGGCGAAAGCTTCGAGAACAACGATGTCGAGAAGTGGTTCGAGCAGAATTTGAACGTGAAGCCGAAGATGGCATGGTCCACAAGCGACCAGAACTTCGCTTTCGAGCAGAAGATCAGCCTCTTGATCGCAGCGAATAACATTCCAGATGTCCTGTCCATAAGCGTGGACCCGAACGGACTCAGCATTCTGAAGAAGCTCATCAAGGCAGATATGATTGAAGATCTGACGCAAGTGTATAACGATTACGGTTCACAGAACTTGAAGGACAGCATCGGGCTTGGCGGGCCAGATGCGCTGAAATCCGTGTCCTCGGACGGTAAGCTGTACGCGATTCCGTCGATCGCAGACGTTGAGACAGCGATTCCGGTTATCTGGACGCGTAAAGATTGGCTGGACCAAGTGGGACTCCCTGAGCCGCAAACGCTGGATGATGTAGAGACGACGCTGAAAGCATTCAAGGATAAATTCGGTGCGGGCGTGCTTCCGTCGCAGCAGAATATTTTCGGAGCAGATACAGCTTCCTTCGATTTCGTATTCGGCGCGTACAACTCGTATCCGGGACAATGGATCAGAACGGCAGACGGCAGCGTGGGCTATGGCTCCGTACAGCCTGAGATGAAAGGCGCGCTGGAGCGTCTTGCGAAGTGGTACAAGGACGGGCTGGTTGCGAAGGACTTCATTATGAACGACAGCAACAAAGCGGTAGAAGCGATTGCGAAGGGCAAAGCCGGCGTGTTCGAAGGCGCATGGTGGGCAACATGGTATCCGCTGCCGGATTCGGTGAAGAACGATCATAATGCGAACTGGCAAGCGACAGTACTTAAAGGTGTAGACGGCATTGCGCACGCGAAGGGCTACGGCGCCGTGAGATCGTTCGTTGTTGTGAAGAAGGGCTTCAAGCATCCGGAAGCCATCATGAAGATGCTGAACTATGCACAAGAGGCGAATACGAAGAAGCTGGACTGGTACAACAAGCTAACGATCGACGAAGGCGCGAAGTACTTGAACGCGAAGATGCCTTTGCTGCCTGTAAGTGTCAGCGCCAAAGATCCGCATGAAATTACAGTTCGCTACAAAGCGATCATGGACGTTGTAAACGGTAAGACGAAGATGGAAGATGCAGATCCAGAGACGAAAGTACAAGCGACTTCGATTCTGAACTACAACAAGGCAGCGGATAAATTCGCGGATATGGGATTGTGGAGCCTTGCGAACCAGTTCGCGGTTGGTGCAGCCGGCCTTGTGAAGAATCCGGTTCAGCAGACGCTTCCTGCATTTATCGGTTCGACCGACCTGATGCAGAAGAAGAAAGCATCGCTTGATGATCTGGAGAAGAAGACGTTCCTTGAGATCATTACCGGCAAGAAATCTATTGATGAGTTCGACAAGTTCGTAGAGCAATGGAACAGCATGGGCGGTAAAGACATTACGGCTGAAGTGAATGGCATCGTAGGCCAATAA
- a CDS encoding ABC transporter permease: MKANSRVRNKEAIHYHFMLFPSIVILAIFSIYPTLGSIMAFKYFDPIAGIWGSPWAGLDHFKMLFQIPEFKQITINTITISVIKIILNVSCALAFALLLHEIKKKWFKKSVQTIVYLPFFLSWVIMAGIFKDFFSIDGMINGIVHKLNGSEPTMFFSSNTWFMIIIYVTDVWKGFGFNAIVFLAALTSINPNLYEAADVDGASRWAKLVNITLPSIKGTVVLILILSLQGILSGGFDQIFNLYNPLVYQVADIYDTYIYRMGFQSNQYEFATAVGLFRSAVAFVFILVSQWLAEKYGEYKVF; encoded by the coding sequence TTGAAAGCTAACAGCAGAGTGCGCAATAAGGAAGCGATTCACTATCACTTTATGCTCTTCCCGAGTATCGTTATTTTGGCCATCTTCAGCATTTATCCTACACTTGGTTCGATTATGGCTTTCAAATATTTTGACCCGATTGCAGGTATCTGGGGTTCTCCATGGGCAGGGCTCGATCATTTCAAAATGCTGTTTCAAATACCGGAGTTCAAACAAATTACGATTAATACCATTACCATCTCAGTCATTAAGATCATTCTGAATGTCTCCTGTGCGCTGGCGTTTGCCTTGCTGCTGCATGAAATTAAGAAGAAATGGTTCAAGAAGTCCGTACAGACGATCGTTTACTTGCCTTTCTTCCTTTCCTGGGTCATTATGGCCGGTATTTTCAAAGATTTCTTCTCCATCGACGGCATGATTAATGGCATCGTTCATAAGCTGAACGGCAGCGAGCCGACGATGTTCTTCAGCAGCAACACATGGTTCATGATTATTATCTATGTGACGGATGTATGGAAAGGCTTCGGCTTTAACGCGATTGTGTTTCTGGCGGCTCTGACGAGCATCAATCCGAACTTATATGAAGCAGCCGATGTTGACGGCGCTTCGCGGTGGGCAAAACTTGTGAATATTACGCTGCCGAGCATAAAAGGCACGGTAGTGCTCATTCTCATATTAAGTCTTCAAGGAATCTTAAGCGGCGGCTTCGATCAAATCTTCAACTTGTACAATCCGCTGGTGTATCAGGTCGCTGACATCTATGACACGTATATTTACCGGATGGGCTTCCAGAGCAATCAGTATGAATTTGCGACGGCGGTAGGCTTGTTCCGATCGGCAGTGGCTTTCGTATTCATTCTTGTCTCGCAATGGCTGGCAGAGAAATATGGCGAATATAAAGTGTTCTAG
- a CDS encoding carbohydrate ABC transporter permease has product MGIRLTKSDILTNTIIYSILTMLALITLVPLLNILSISFSNSAKATAGLVTVYPLGFSWTTYTTIFKDHAILTAVGVSVQRVVLALVIDMVLVILASYPLSRTSKVFRSRGIYMWIVIGTMLFGPSLVPMFFTVKDTHMLGTIWALVIPGAVGQFNIILMMNYFRNIPSELEESASIDGAGPWRRLLQIYVPLSLPIMATIALFIVVGNWNAYFDGLIYSINTDDYPLQTYIQQLVVNYDTTIRDVDQVRSLLAVSNRSLTAAKLVITMIPILVVYPFMQKYFISGIMLGSVKE; this is encoded by the coding sequence ATGGGAATTCGATTAACTAAGAGTGATATCTTAACCAACACGATTATTTACAGCATTCTTACGATGCTGGCTCTAATAACGCTCGTTCCGCTGCTGAACATCCTGTCGATTTCATTTAGCAATAGCGCGAAGGCGACGGCAGGACTTGTAACGGTTTATCCGCTTGGCTTCAGCTGGACCACGTACACGACAATCTTTAAGGATCACGCGATTCTGACAGCGGTTGGCGTATCGGTACAACGCGTTGTACTAGCGCTTGTTATTGATATGGTGCTGGTCATCCTGGCGTCGTATCCATTGTCCAGAACTAGCAAAGTGTTCCGTTCTCGGGGCATTTACATGTGGATCGTCATCGGTACGATGCTGTTTGGCCCGAGTCTAGTGCCGATGTTCTTCACGGTGAAGGATACGCACATGCTCGGCACAATCTGGGCACTGGTCATTCCAGGCGCGGTCGGCCAGTTCAACATTATTCTTATGATGAACTACTTCCGCAACATCCCGTCGGAGCTGGAGGAATCGGCGAGCATCGACGGAGCGGGGCCATGGCGCCGGCTGCTGCAAATCTATGTGCCGCTTTCCTTGCCGATCATGGCAACCATTGCGCTCTTCATTGTAGTAGGCAACTGGAACGCTTATTTTGACGGCTTGATCTATTCCATCAATACGGACGACTACCCACTGCAAACGTATATTCAGCAGCTTGTCGTCAACTACGATACGACGATCCGCGATGTGGATCAGGTTCGCAGCCTGCTCGCTGTTTCGAATCGCAGCCTAACGGCAGCGAAGCTCGTTATTACGATGATTCCGATCTTGGTCGTATATCCGTTTATGCAAAAGTATTTCATTAGCGGCATTATGCTCGGCTCTGTGAAGGAATAG
- a CDS encoding PAS domain-containing sensor histidine kinase, with the protein MHNHRKPVTDRDPAYRSLFDHHPDAILSFDLEGRLLEANQAAQQRLGYEASELANLTLDRLAASDYRERSEQAFTDSANGSNYECEMVVVHQRGAHLAMTLMSFPIIVDGAITGVYMVLRERGVNDGPDLDEQLSKEQLNFFFANVDDACLVLDTKLHILKINEAFETMFGWVEEEVLGTLVPTIADQQQDEVERVRSLVLASRQAYCYEGFRSRKDGSLVEIAVSASPLFGSNGEPVAIALIIKDIAERKKMIEALRESEKRLREVMNAMPDLVTFKDGQGRWVEANQNTLIMFKLESVPYKGLTNEELAKQSGYYEEILAKSNEWDEQVWEAGHAIRQQNGLPNTRYGDRLYDIMKVPLFHTDGRRNGLLTIGRDITELKQTEELLRTTDKLAVVGQLAAGIAHEIRNPLTTIKGFISLLSKQTTDKNSWYLDVMNNEIEQMEWITNQFMSVAKPQLMSCKMHRIELVLAQVTSLLYPLALMNNVQIHLETEPDIPEVLCDENQLIQVFINVVKNAIEAMNAGGQIEMMIKRRDEQHVSICVTDHGCGIPAERIARLGEPFYSMKEKGTGLGLMICYKIVKEHGGCITIESELGLGTTVEIVLPFTGAAR; encoded by the coding sequence TTGCATAACCATCGAAAGCCCGTAACGGATCGCGATCCGGCCTATAGATCTTTGTTTGACCATCATCCTGATGCGATTTTATCTTTTGATTTGGAAGGCAGGCTGCTCGAAGCTAACCAGGCGGCTCAGCAGAGACTCGGATACGAGGCGAGCGAGCTTGCGAATTTGACGCTGGATCGTTTGGCTGCCTCAGACTACAGGGAACGAAGCGAGCAAGCATTCACGGACTCGGCAAACGGATCAAATTACGAGTGTGAAATGGTCGTTGTGCATCAACGAGGAGCGCATCTTGCGATGACATTAATGAGCTTCCCTATCATCGTCGATGGCGCCATTACTGGCGTTTATATGGTGCTGCGCGAAAGGGGAGTGAATGATGGACCGGATCTGGATGAGCAGCTCTCGAAAGAGCAGCTGAATTTCTTCTTTGCGAATGTCGATGACGCCTGCCTTGTACTGGATACGAAGCTGCATATTTTGAAAATAAACGAAGCGTTCGAGACGATGTTTGGATGGGTGGAAGAAGAGGTGCTTGGAACGCTGGTGCCGACAATTGCTGATCAGCAGCAGGATGAGGTTGAACGTGTTCGCAGTCTCGTGCTTGCCTCGCGTCAGGCGTATTGCTACGAAGGATTCCGATCTCGCAAGGACGGCAGTCTCGTCGAGATCGCCGTCTCCGCTTCCCCTCTGTTCGGCAGTAATGGAGAGCCGGTCGCTATAGCATTAATAATTAAGGATATAGCCGAGCGCAAGAAGATGATCGAAGCGCTGAGGGAAAGCGAGAAACGGCTGCGCGAGGTGATGAATGCCATGCCGGATCTCGTCACCTTTAAGGATGGACAAGGCAGATGGGTTGAAGCGAACCAGAACACGCTGATCATGTTTAAGCTCGAATCTGTTCCTTACAAAGGGCTGACCAATGAGGAGCTGGCTAAGCAAAGCGGGTATTACGAAGAGATTCTCGCGAAAAGCAACGAATGGGATGAGCAGGTTTGGGAGGCGGGCCATGCCATCCGTCAGCAGAATGGGCTTCCGAATACACGTTACGGCGATCGGCTATACGATATTATGAAGGTGCCGCTATTCCATACGGACGGCCGGCGCAACGGGCTGCTGACGATAGGGCGCGATATTACAGAGCTGAAGCAGACGGAGGAGCTGCTCCGGACGACGGATAAACTCGCCGTGGTCGGTCAGCTTGCAGCGGGAATCGCGCATGAAATTCGCAACCCATTAACGACGATTAAAGGGTTTATAAGCCTTCTTAGCAAGCAAACGACCGACAAGAACAGCTGGTACCTTGATGTGATGAATAACGAGATTGAACAGATGGAGTGGATTACGAACCAGTTCATGTCTGTCGCGAAGCCGCAGCTGATGTCCTGCAAGATGCACCGGATCGAGCTCGTGCTGGCGCAGGTTACCTCGCTGCTCTATCCGCTCGCGCTGATGAATAATGTGCAAATTCACCTGGAGACAGAGCCGGACATTCCAGAGGTGCTGTGCGATGAGAATCAGCTTATTCAAGTATTTATTAATGTGGTGAAGAATGCGATCGAAGCGATGAATGCCGGCGGCCAGATTGAAATGATGATCAAACGTAGAGACGAGCAGCATGTCTCCATCTGTGTCACGGACCACGGCTGCGGCATTCCTGCAGAGCGTATCGCGCGGCTTGGGGAACCGTTCTACAGTATGAAGGAGAAAGGGACGGGTCTTGGCCTCATGATCTGCTACAAAATTGTGAAGGAGCATGGCGGATGTATCACTATCGAGAGTGAGCTTGGACTAGGGACGACAGTCGAGATTGTACTGCCGTTCACTGGCGCGGCACGGTAA